From one Dermatophagoides farinae isolate YC_2012a chromosome 5, ASM2471394v1, whole genome shotgun sequence genomic stretch:
- the LOC124498704 gene encoding uncharacterized protein LOC124498704, which produces MDKMSSNEQQNEYTKFGYVSQRLHFDPANIQLMTKIYNRDSPKANFLSVIWTTNDNKCYAYGHNASGCLGINQSPFIQAKKPTLIRELSSQHLIKLCSGQLFVLALTNNGRCYSWGDNRFGQLGLSRSNSHIGKPSLINSIKDPIVDLACGLHHSLLLTVTNHLYSFGSNLTGSVGNGTTFHQLKPIQLTDFTQTQSFGGVDFVDIACGGWHSAAVNLKGELFVWGWNQTGQCGHDDLKTNVLSPTKLNTNILIQSVRCGQNHTLMLTYDGKVWAMGNNQQGQCGVNITSDSINFTKPVLVPLDEPIGQIGAWSKSDISIAKSMLNGGKFFVWGPMKPTASNHSDDKNNFIHKISLCSLGILSPIHQTMNQILANFDISRNTDDRKLLHGKYQINFPFKRILIQANNDINVTNNKLLETLNNPNECDIAIGFGSPCQLFDCQRIIFVQQLILERFSNFFQRLPKSWIIVAENQSPLTPPPEESNDLDGGQPQSLSADVCSADGVLMTKFIQPLNRQRKRYYLLLLDKDLVNERAMYAYLMFQYSSQKFFIIAKQDLIELLRIAELMEDKLLMDCCLNYIVEKCSDCMEQICSLFSQALRLELSSVKDFCIKTFLSIPEMERFDLLEKIYRKREETFDLKFCFINDQDAKTEEKVEINIKCHKLVIFVHGNIYQSFANIERSRLFKNIIQMANFSSDESIDSIRSKLFKMDCIELPVNNQWFFNNEIFELFIYHIYHGRFPWIHMTDKQLIQLYHLANLFNDSNIRSKVIQQIQCHISGENVCHFYSQYCMMTTSDLNEQNVCLDELKQICMETVKQDMIKLFRGSDFQCFILNNDQILKEFMTDFSNHLKTFSS; this is translated from the exons ATGGATAAAATGTCCagtaatgaacaacaaaatgaatatacAAAGTTTGGTTATGTATCTCAACGATTACATTTTGATCCAGCCAATATCCAATTGATGACCAAGATTTATAATCGTGATTCACCTAAAGCAAATTTTTTGAGCGTAATTTggacaacaaatgataataaatgctATGCTTATGGCCACAATGCATCAGGCTGTTTGGGTATTAATCAATCACCGTTTATACAAGCAAAAAAACCTACCTTGATTCGTGAATTATCTAGTCAACATTTGATTAAACTTTGTTCGGGTCAGCTTTTTGTATTAGCATTAACAAATAATGGTAGATGCTATTCATGGGGTGATAATCGATTTGGTCAATTGGGCTTATCGCGTTCAAATTCACATATTGGTAaaccatcattgatcaattctATTAAGGATCCAATTGTAGATCTTGCATGTGGTCTACAtcattctttattattaacgGTTACCAATCATCTTTATTCGTTTGGTTCAAATTTAACCGGTTCTGTTGGAAATGGTACaacatttcatcaattaaaACCTATTCAATTGACAGAttttacacaaacacaatcatTTGGTGGAGTggattttgttgatattgcTTGTGGTGGTTGGCATTCAGCTGCTGTAAATCTTAAAG gtgaattatttgtttggGGCTGGAATCAAACTGGTCAATGTGgtcatgatgatttgaaaacaaatgtaTTGTCACCGacaaaattgaatacaaatattttaattcaatCGGTTCGATGTGGTCAGAATCATACATTAATGTTAACATATGATGGAAAAGTTTGGGCCATGGGTAACAATCAACAAGGTCAATGTGGTGTAAATATAACATCagattcaataaattttacgAAACCGGTATTAGTACCACTTGATGAACCTATTGGACAGATTGGAGCATGGTCTAAATCGGATATTTCTATTGCTAAATCCATGTTAAATGgtggtaaattttttgtgtGGGGACCAATGAAACCTACGGCATCAAACCATTcggatgataaaaataatttcatacATAAGATATCATTATGTTCATTGGGAATTTTATCACCGATACATCAAACAATGAATCAGATTTTGGCCAATTTTGATATATCTAGAAATACTGATGATCGTAAATTGTTGCATGGAAAATATCAGattaattttccattcaaacgTATTCTTATTCAAGCCAATAATGATATCAATGTTACGAATAACAAATTATTGGAAACATTAAACAATCCAAATGAATGTGATATTGCCATCGGATTTGGTTCACCATGTCAACTATTCGATTGTCAACGAATAATATTCGTTCAACAATTAATATTGGAAAGATttagtaatttttttcaacgattACCAAAATCATGGATAATTGTTGCCGAAAATCAATCACCATTGACACCACCGCCTGAAGAATCGAACGATTTGGATGGTGGTCAACCACAATCATTGAGTGCCGATGTTTGTTCAGCCGATGGTGTTTTAATgacaaaatttattcaaccaTTGAATAGACAACGAAAACGATATTATTTACTTCTATTGGATAAAGATTTAGTCAATGAACGTGCCATGTATGCTTATCTAATGTTTCAATATAGttcacaaaaatttttcattattgccAAACAagatttaattgaattacTACGTATAGCTGAATTAATGGAAGATAAATTACTTATGGATTGTTGTCTAAATTATATTGTGGAAAAATGTTCCGATTGTATGGAACAAATCTGTTCATTATTTAGTCAAGCATTGCGATTAGAATTATCATCGGTAAAAGATTTTTGTATAAAAACATTTCTATCTATTCCCGAAATGGaaagatttgatttattggaaaaaatttatcgaaaACGTGAAgaaacatttgatttgaaattttgttttataaatGATCAAGATGCAAAAACTGAAGAAAAAGTAGAAATCAATATAAAATGTCATAAACTTGTCATATTTGTTCATGGAAATATCTATCAATCATTTGCTAATATAGAACGTTCAAgattatttaaaaatataatacaaatggcaaatttttcttcagatgaatcaatcgattctaTCCGATCAAAGTTATTTAAAATGGATTGTATTGAATTACCTGTCAATAATCAATGgttttttaataatgaaatattcgaattattcatttatcacATATATCATGGACGATTTCCTTGGATTCATATGACCGATAAGCAGCTGATACAATTATATCATTTGGCCAACTTatttaatgattcaaatattcGATCCAAAGTTATTCAACAGATACAATGTCATATAAGCGGTGAAAATGTATGCCATTTTTATAGCCAATACTGTATGATGACCACATCAgatttgaatgaacaaaatgtttgtttagatgaattgaaacaaatctGTATGGAAACGGTAAAACAAGATATGATAAAATTGTTTCGTGGATctgattttcaatgttttatattgaacaatgatcaaattctaaaagaatttatgacggatttttcaaatcatttgaaaactttttcatcatga
- the LOC124498707 gene encoding uncharacterized protein LOC124498707 isoform X1 → MDITVIIFIFWTSSLFVLTCSYDEQWPIITTIDMIDIHDGQESITMNQNVITSTLITSTIQSDEQSESMTTMTNMNKIDEQIVDNFRPTVDDDGQQKLNNDKINRLNTNGQIDNCCLNNQTITEIEKIVETIIKNMKSSIILAIYENITDTLNVDQIISTTVDSIINSTSKSNVDEITIVPYNGENITETTMKSMNRTRVNLTNNNNNNNNIINTAGQWFTIWIWLLLLQIEIILLIAIIAICILMRKNSYNNNDDDDDGDGIKSISKYDLAFDNNGMIIDQSSSNISSSINENCLFQMSSQSTQPPPPPTLEIQRQMIFKSEKFQRKLSEPLSIEKTNPSTSGGSGQYWLWARPSTPIMKNVNKIVMNECRL, encoded by the exons atggatattacggtgataattttcatattctggacatcatcattatttgttttaaCCTGTTCGTATGATGAACAATGGCCAATAATTACGACAATCGATATGATCGATATTCATGATGGTCAAGAATCGATAACAATGAATCAGAATGTaataacatcaacattaataACATCGACAATTCAATCAGATGAACAATCCGaatcaatgacaacaatgactaatatgaacaaaattgacgaacaaattgttgataattttcgaCCAActgttgacgatgatggccaacaaaaattaaataatgacaaaattaATCGTCTAAATACAAACGGTCAAATAGATAATTGTTGCctgaataatcaaacaattacAGAAATTGAG AAAATAGTCGAaacaatcataaaaaatatgaaatcatcaatcattttggCCATATACGAGAATATAACCGACACATTAAATGTGGACCAAATAATCTCAACAActgttgattcaatcattaattcAACCAGCAAGTCAAATGTCGATGAAATAACCATTGTTCCATATAATGGAGAAAATATTActgaaacaacaatgaaatcaatgaatcgtACACGTGTCAATTtgactaataataataacaataacaacaacattattaatACTGCTGGACAATGGTTTACAATTTGGAtatggttattattgttacagattgaaataatattattaatcGCTATAATTGCTATATGTATTTTAATG agaaaaaacagctataacaataatgatgatgatgatgatggtgatggtattAAATCCATATCTAAATATGATTTAGCtttcgataataatggcatgattattgatcaatcatcatcaaatatttcatcatcgatcaatgaaaattgtttgtttcaaatgtcatcacaatcaacacaaccaccaccaccaccaacattgGAAATTCAACGTCAAATGATATTTAAgagtgaaaaatttcaaagaaaattatccGAACCATtatcaatagaaaaaactAATCCATCAACTAGTGGCGGTAGTGGACAATATTGGCTTTGGGCTCGTCCTAGCACACCAATCATGAAAAATGTCAATAAGAttgttatgaatgaatgtcgtctttaa
- the LOC124498707 gene encoding uncharacterized protein LOC124498707 isoform X2: MTTMTNMNKIDEQIVDNFRPTVDDDGQQKLNNDKINRLNTNGQIDNCCLNNQTITEIEKIVETIIKNMKSSIILAIYENITDTLNVDQIISTTVDSIINSTSKSNVDEITIVPYNGENITETTMKSMNRTRVNLTNNNNNNNNIINTAGQWFTIWIWLLLLQIEIILLIAIIAICILMRKNSYNNNDDDDDGDGIKSISKYDLAFDNNGMIIDQSSSNISSSINENCLFQMSSQSTQPPPPPTLEIQRQMIFKSEKFQRKLSEPLSIEKTNPSTSGGSGQYWLWARPSTPIMKNVNKIVMNECRL; encoded by the exons atgacaacaatgactaatatgaacaaaattgacgaacaaattgttgataattttcgaCCAActgttgacgatgatggccaacaaaaattaaataatgacaaaattaATCGTCTAAATACAAACGGTCAAATAGATAATTGTTGCctgaataatcaaacaattacAGAAATTGAG AAAATAGTCGAaacaatcataaaaaatatgaaatcatcaatcattttggCCATATACGAGAATATAACCGACACATTAAATGTGGACCAAATAATCTCAACAActgttgattcaatcattaattcAACCAGCAAGTCAAATGTCGATGAAATAACCATTGTTCCATATAATGGAGAAAATATTActgaaacaacaatgaaatcaatgaatcgtACACGTGTCAATTtgactaataataataacaataacaacaacattattaatACTGCTGGACAATGGTTTACAATTTGGAtatggttattattgttacagattgaaataatattattaatcGCTATAATTGCTATATGTATTTTAATG agaaaaaacagctataacaataatgatgatgatgatgatggtgatggtattAAATCCATATCTAAATATGATTTAGCtttcgataataatggcatgattattgatcaatcatcatcaaatatttcatcatcgatcaatgaaaattgtttgtttcaaatgtcatcacaatcaacacaaccaccaccaccaccaacattgGAAATTCAACGTCAAATGATATTTAAgagtgaaaaatttcaaagaaaattatccGAACCATtatcaatagaaaaaactAATCCATCAACTAGTGGCGGTAGTGGACAATATTGGCTTTGGGCTCGTCCTAGCACACCAATCATGAAAAATGTCAATAAGAttgttatgaatgaatgtcgtctttaa
- the LOC124498706 gene encoding uncharacterized protein LOC124498706, which translates to MLISFIQIIIINNNNNMSTLRKNFCQIFSEKLPLLPITNEYRRYRLMSQAGQDLQYVLDQMDNQLSDRIMYCPTKDLLFDKYQHAIYELFNAEINIYCKINKLIHIYQRPMLMCRIISPEESVIIFSDLQRLAEIHSNLIKNLAMLQTNGLFECPVNAMFEFTKSLYYYQIYCSNLIQSRKILHKKMQQKQFVNFLQSERIQKYGEKLDLASHLDQPRRHLMKYPLILAEIRRRTVDQQEIDQLNKLSEHITTFISQIDEQIDENKFHDLINKFSIRTKHSMNIKNKILSTCTRLILLSSVYCWPKKWPKNCLILLDRLLILARCSALGNKFRIRSIIEIGNDLHYHRKSKNHKNFNNNSTTKQHSKWLRLYSTNESINFDITIKFKQQDDRIVWLRYLATLFNLIAR; encoded by the coding sequence ATGTTGATATCATTTatacaaattatcattatcaacaacaacaacaacatgtcGACATtacgaaaaaatttctgtcaAATTTTCAGTGAAAAATTGCCATTATTACCAATTACAAATGAATATCGAAGATATCGATTAATGTCACAAGCTGGCCAAGATTTACAATATGTTCTCGATCAAATGGACAATCAATTATCTGATCGTATTATGTATTGTCCTACAAAGGATCTGTTATTTGATAAATATCAACATGCAATATATGAATTATTCAATGCTGAGATTAATATTTATtgtaaaatcaataaattaataCATATCTATCAACGACCAATGCTTATGTGTCGTATAATTTCACCAGAAGAATCTGTCATTATTTTCTCTGACCTACAACGATTAGctgaaattcattcgaatctgATTAAAAATCTTGCAATGCTTCAAACAAACGGTTTGTTTGAATGTCCAGTGAATGCTATGTTTGAATTCACtaaatcattatattattatcaaatctATTGTTCAAATCTAATTCAATcgagaaaaattttacataaaaaaatgcaacaaaaacaatttgtcaattttttacAATCAGAAAGAATACAAAAATATGGTGAAAAATTGGATTTAGCATCACATCTAGATCAACCAAGACgacatttgatgaaatatcCATTAATATTGGCCGAAATTCGTCGCCGAACTGTTGATCAACaggaaattgatcaattgaataaattaagTGAACATATAACCACATTTATTAGtcaaattgatgaacaaattgatgagaataaatttcatgatctaatcaacaaattttccatacgaacaaaacattcaatgaatattaaaaacaaaatactgTCCACTTGTACAcgattaatattattatcatcggtTTATTGTTGGCCAAAAAAGTGGCCAAAAAATTGTCTTATTCTTTTGGATCGTTTACTTATATTGGCACGTTGTTCAGCATTGGGTAATAAATTTCGTATTCGTTCAATAATCGAAATTGGCAATGATCTACATTATCATCGTAAATccaaaaatcataaaaattttaataataattcaaccacaaaacaacattcaaaatGGTTACGTTTAtattcaacaaatgaatcaatcaattttgatataaccattaaattcaaacaacaagatGATCGTATCGTTTGGTTACGATATTTGGCCactttattcaatttgattgctagatga